A stretch of Oncorhynchus gorbuscha isolate QuinsamMale2020 ecotype Even-year linkage group LG24, OgorEven_v1.0, whole genome shotgun sequence DNA encodes these proteins:
- the foxe1 gene encoding forkhead box protein E1, which translates to MPVVKVEKDSPSEISLPAPTPPHMTTTVSDEPSRGRRRKRPLQRGKPPYSYIALISMAIANSPNHKLTLGGIYKFITERFPFYQDNSKKWQNSIRHNLTLNDCFIKIPREPGRPGKGNYWALDPNAEDMFDSGSFLRRRKRFKRCDFTTYTSYVHESPVFTPVQIARSTYSSSVYGSNMAVSPPYGQHGQLPSAYYPSSSPPGFGPHCQSHMFSINTIIGHPSGGQGPEMMQQPSRGFSPEGGPAGGPSHCNLGAPAFQAQSCGGAMLSRSSAHVGFPYSGPNGHHHHPHHHPPQGSYSQGHSQGYGGSGRLHSHSSPHMAGDAVEHYGRVSPGQLGSLVQYNGAGTTSTGAYLRHPTYSGNMDRFVSAI; encoded by the coding sequence ATGCCGGTGGTCAAAGTGGAGAAAGACAGTCCTTCTGAGATCTCCCTGCCTGCTCCCACCCCTCCTCATATGACCACAACAGTATCGGATGAACCGTCGAGGGGCCGTCGCAGGAAGAGACCCCTCCAGCGAGGAAAGCCCCCCTACAGCTACATCGCCCTCATCTCCATGGCGATAGCCAACTCGCCCAACCATAAGCTGACCCTGGGCGGCATCTACAAGTTCATCACGGAGCGGTTCCCCTTCTACCAAGACAACTCCAAGAAGTGGCAGAACTCCATCCGCCACAACCTCACCCTCAACGACTGCTTCATCAAGATCCCTAGGGAGCCAGGGAGGCCCGGGAAGGGTAACTACTGGGCCCTGGACCCCAACGCAGAGGACATGTTCGATAGCGGCAGCTTCCTCCGGCGCAGGAAAAGGTTCAAGCGCTGTGACTTTACGACCTACACGTCATATGTACATGAGTCCCCTGTCTTCACGCCTGTCCAGATCGCTCGCTCGACCTACTCCAGCTCCGTCTACGGCTCCAATATGGCGGTGAGTCCCCCGTACGGCCAGCATGGTCAGCTACCCTCTGCCTACTACCCATCCTCCTCACCCCCCGGGTTTGGTCCTCACTGCCAGTCCCACATGTTCAGCATCAACACAATCATAGGGCACCCCTCCGGGGGTCAGGGGCCCGAGATGATGCAGCAGCCCAGCCGGGGCTTCAGTCCAGAGGGGGGCCCCGCTGGGGGACCCAGCCACTGTAACCTCGGAGCCCCAGCCTTCCAGGCCCAGTCATGTGGAGGGGCCATGCTGTCCCGCTCCTCGGCCCATGTGGGGTTTCCCTACTCGGGCCCCAatggacaccaccaccacccacaccaccACCCACCTCAGGGCTCCTACAGCCAGGGACACAGCCAGGGGTATGGAGGTTCAGGGCGCCTCCACTCCCACTCCTCACCCCACATGGCTGGAGATGCTGTGGAGCATTATGGGAGAGTGTCCCCGGGTCAGTTGGGCTCGTTGGTCCAGTATAATGGTGCAGGTACCACCAGCACTGGAGCCTACCTAAGACACCCCACATACTCGGGGAACATGGATAGGTTCGTGTCTGCCATCTGA
- the sh3gl2a gene encoding SH3 domain containing GRB2 like 2a, endophilin A1 isoform X1: MSVAGFKKQFHKATQRVSEKVGGAEGTKHDDDFTEMEKKVDTTSRAVMDIMTKTTEYLQPNPASRAKMTMINSMSKMRGQEKGLGYIQTETVLGESMQKFGRELGEESNFGLALIDAGESMRELGEVKDALDMEVKQNFLDPLQTLHDKDLKEIAHHLKKLEGRRLDFDYKKKRQGKVTDDEIKQALEKFDDTKEIAELSMFNLLESDQIEQVSQLAALVQAQVEYHRQCAEILTQLQSKMEDRIRDSSNKPKKEFIPKPRQSLDLSSENHNGAIQGSRSPATRSPARSPARSPAPLDQPSCRALYDFDPENEGELGFKEGDIITLTNKIDDNWYEGMIHGSSGFFPVNYVDILVPLP, encoded by the exons AGGGTGAGTGAGAAGGTTGGGGGAGCAGAGGGGACTAAACATGATGATGACTTCACTGAAATGGAGAAG AAGGTGGACACCACCAGTAGGGCAGTGATGGACATTATGACCAAGACCACTGAGTATCTGCAGCCCAACCCAG CCTCCCGAGCCAAGATGACCATGATCAACTCCATGTCTAAGATGCGTGGCCAGGAGAAGGGTCTGGGCTACATCCAGACCGAGACCGTCCTGGGAGAGTCCATGCAGAAGTTTGGCAGGGAGCTCGGGGAAGAGTCCAACTTTG GCCTGGCTCTGATCGATGCTGGGGAGTCCATGCGTGAGCTGGGGGAGGTGAAGGACGCTCTAGACATGGAGGTCAAGCAGAACTTCCTGGACCCGCTGCAGACCCTCCACGACAAAGACCTCAAGGAGATTGCG CATCACCTGAAGAAACTGGAAGGCCGCCGTCTGGACTTCGACTACAAGAAGAAGCGTCAGGGCAAGGTGACAGACGACGAGATCAAACAGGCTCTGGAGAAGTTTGACGATACCAAGGAGATCGCTGAGCTCAGCATGTTCAACCTgttggagagtgat CAGATTGAACAGGTGAGCCAGCTAGCCGCGCTGGTCCAAGCCCAGGTGGAGTACCATCGTCAGTGTGCTGAGATCCTCACCCAGCTGCAGTCCAAGATGGAGGACCG GATAAGGGATTCCTCCAACAAGCCCAAGAAAGAGTTCATACCTAAGCCGCGGCAGTCCTTGGACCTCTCTAGTGAAAACCACAATGGAGCCATACAAGGATCCAGGTCCCCAG CAACAAGGTCTCCAG CAAGGTCTCCAG CAAGGTCTCCAG cTCCCCTAGACCAGCCATCCTGCAGGGCGCTGTACGACTTTGACCCCGAGAACGAGGGCGAGCTGGGCTTCAAGGAGGGGGACATCATCACTCTCACCAACAAGATCGACGACAACTGGTACGAGGGCATGATCCACGGCAGCTCTGGATTCTTCCCCGTCAACTACGTGGATATCCTGGTGCCCCTGCCCTAA
- the sh3gl2a gene encoding SH3 domain containing GRB2 like 2a, endophilin A1 isoform X6 produces MSVAGFKKQFHKATQRVSEKVGGAEGTKHDDDFTEMEKKVDTTSRAVMDIMTKTTEYLQPNPASRAKMTMINSMSKMRGQEKGLGYIQTETVLGESMQKFGRELGEESNFGLALIDAGESMRELGEVKDALDMEVKQNFLDPLQTLHDKDLKEIAHHLKKLEGRRLDFDYKKKRQGKVTDDEIKQALEKFDDTKEIAELSMFNLLESDIEQVSQLAALVQAQVEYHRQCAEILTQLQSKMEDRIRDSSNKPKKEFIPKPRQSLDLSSENHNGAIQGSRSPARSPAPLDQPSCRALYDFDPENEGELGFKEGDIITLTNKIDDNWYEGMIHGSSGFFPVNYVDILVPLP; encoded by the exons AGGGTGAGTGAGAAGGTTGGGGGAGCAGAGGGGACTAAACATGATGATGACTTCACTGAAATGGAGAAG AAGGTGGACACCACCAGTAGGGCAGTGATGGACATTATGACCAAGACCACTGAGTATCTGCAGCCCAACCCAG CCTCCCGAGCCAAGATGACCATGATCAACTCCATGTCTAAGATGCGTGGCCAGGAGAAGGGTCTGGGCTACATCCAGACCGAGACCGTCCTGGGAGAGTCCATGCAGAAGTTTGGCAGGGAGCTCGGGGAAGAGTCCAACTTTG GCCTGGCTCTGATCGATGCTGGGGAGTCCATGCGTGAGCTGGGGGAGGTGAAGGACGCTCTAGACATGGAGGTCAAGCAGAACTTCCTGGACCCGCTGCAGACCCTCCACGACAAAGACCTCAAGGAGATTGCG CATCACCTGAAGAAACTGGAAGGCCGCCGTCTGGACTTCGACTACAAGAAGAAGCGTCAGGGCAAGGTGACAGACGACGAGATCAAACAGGCTCTGGAGAAGTTTGACGATACCAAGGAGATCGCTGAGCTCAGCATGTTCAACCTgttggagagtgat ATTGAACAGGTGAGCCAGCTAGCCGCGCTGGTCCAAGCCCAGGTGGAGTACCATCGTCAGTGTGCTGAGATCCTCACCCAGCTGCAGTCCAAGATGGAGGACCG GATAAGGGATTCCTCCAACAAGCCCAAGAAAGAGTTCATACCTAAGCCGCGGCAGTCCTTGGACCTCTCTAGTGAAAACCACAATGGAGCCATACAAGGATCCAGGTCCCCAG CAAGGTCTCCAG cTCCCCTAGACCAGCCATCCTGCAGGGCGCTGTACGACTTTGACCCCGAGAACGAGGGCGAGCTGGGCTTCAAGGAGGGGGACATCATCACTCTCACCAACAAGATCGACGACAACTGGTACGAGGGCATGATCCACGGCAGCTCTGGATTCTTCCCCGTCAACTACGTGGATATCCTGGTGCCCCTGCCCTAA
- the sh3gl2a gene encoding SH3 domain containing GRB2 like 2a, endophilin A1 isoform X8: MSVAGFKKQFHKATQRVSEKVGGAEGTKHDDDFTEMEKKVDTTSRAVMDIMTKTTEYLQPNPASRAKMTMINSMSKMRGQEKGLGYIQTETVLGESMQKFGRELGEESNFGLALIDAGESMRELGEVKDALDMEVKQNFLDPLQTLHDKDLKEIAHHLKKLEGRRLDFDYKKKRQGKVTDDEIKQALEKFDDTKEIAELSMFNLLESDIEQVSQLAALVQAQVEYHRQCAEILTQLQSKMEDRIRDSSNKPKKEFIPKPRQSLDLSSENHNGAIQGSRSPAPLDQPSCRALYDFDPENEGELGFKEGDIITLTNKIDDNWYEGMIHGSSGFFPVNYVDILVPLP; this comes from the exons AGGGTGAGTGAGAAGGTTGGGGGAGCAGAGGGGACTAAACATGATGATGACTTCACTGAAATGGAGAAG AAGGTGGACACCACCAGTAGGGCAGTGATGGACATTATGACCAAGACCACTGAGTATCTGCAGCCCAACCCAG CCTCCCGAGCCAAGATGACCATGATCAACTCCATGTCTAAGATGCGTGGCCAGGAGAAGGGTCTGGGCTACATCCAGACCGAGACCGTCCTGGGAGAGTCCATGCAGAAGTTTGGCAGGGAGCTCGGGGAAGAGTCCAACTTTG GCCTGGCTCTGATCGATGCTGGGGAGTCCATGCGTGAGCTGGGGGAGGTGAAGGACGCTCTAGACATGGAGGTCAAGCAGAACTTCCTGGACCCGCTGCAGACCCTCCACGACAAAGACCTCAAGGAGATTGCG CATCACCTGAAGAAACTGGAAGGCCGCCGTCTGGACTTCGACTACAAGAAGAAGCGTCAGGGCAAGGTGACAGACGACGAGATCAAACAGGCTCTGGAGAAGTTTGACGATACCAAGGAGATCGCTGAGCTCAGCATGTTCAACCTgttggagagtgat ATTGAACAGGTGAGCCAGCTAGCCGCGCTGGTCCAAGCCCAGGTGGAGTACCATCGTCAGTGTGCTGAGATCCTCACCCAGCTGCAGTCCAAGATGGAGGACCG GATAAGGGATTCCTCCAACAAGCCCAAGAAAGAGTTCATACCTAAGCCGCGGCAGTCCTTGGACCTCTCTAGTGAAAACCACAATGGAGCCATACAAGGATCCAGGTCCCCAG cTCCCCTAGACCAGCCATCCTGCAGGGCGCTGTACGACTTTGACCCCGAGAACGAGGGCGAGCTGGGCTTCAAGGAGGGGGACATCATCACTCTCACCAACAAGATCGACGACAACTGGTACGAGGGCATGATCCACGGCAGCTCTGGATTCTTCCCCGTCAACTACGTGGATATCCTGGTGCCCCTGCCCTAA
- the sh3gl2a gene encoding SH3 domain containing GRB2 like 2a, endophilin A1 isoform X2: protein MSVAGFKKQFHKATQRVSEKVGGAEGTKHDDDFTEMEKKVDTTSRAVMDIMTKTTEYLQPNPASRAKMTMINSMSKMRGQEKGLGYIQTETVLGESMQKFGRELGEESNFGLALIDAGESMRELGEVKDALDMEVKQNFLDPLQTLHDKDLKEIAHHLKKLEGRRLDFDYKKKRQGKVTDDEIKQALEKFDDTKEIAELSMFNLLESDIEQVSQLAALVQAQVEYHRQCAEILTQLQSKMEDRIRDSSNKPKKEFIPKPRQSLDLSSENHNGAIQGSRSPATRSPARSPARSPAPLDQPSCRALYDFDPENEGELGFKEGDIITLTNKIDDNWYEGMIHGSSGFFPVNYVDILVPLP from the exons AGGGTGAGTGAGAAGGTTGGGGGAGCAGAGGGGACTAAACATGATGATGACTTCACTGAAATGGAGAAG AAGGTGGACACCACCAGTAGGGCAGTGATGGACATTATGACCAAGACCACTGAGTATCTGCAGCCCAACCCAG CCTCCCGAGCCAAGATGACCATGATCAACTCCATGTCTAAGATGCGTGGCCAGGAGAAGGGTCTGGGCTACATCCAGACCGAGACCGTCCTGGGAGAGTCCATGCAGAAGTTTGGCAGGGAGCTCGGGGAAGAGTCCAACTTTG GCCTGGCTCTGATCGATGCTGGGGAGTCCATGCGTGAGCTGGGGGAGGTGAAGGACGCTCTAGACATGGAGGTCAAGCAGAACTTCCTGGACCCGCTGCAGACCCTCCACGACAAAGACCTCAAGGAGATTGCG CATCACCTGAAGAAACTGGAAGGCCGCCGTCTGGACTTCGACTACAAGAAGAAGCGTCAGGGCAAGGTGACAGACGACGAGATCAAACAGGCTCTGGAGAAGTTTGACGATACCAAGGAGATCGCTGAGCTCAGCATGTTCAACCTgttggagagtgat ATTGAACAGGTGAGCCAGCTAGCCGCGCTGGTCCAAGCCCAGGTGGAGTACCATCGTCAGTGTGCTGAGATCCTCACCCAGCTGCAGTCCAAGATGGAGGACCG GATAAGGGATTCCTCCAACAAGCCCAAGAAAGAGTTCATACCTAAGCCGCGGCAGTCCTTGGACCTCTCTAGTGAAAACCACAATGGAGCCATACAAGGATCCAGGTCCCCAG CAACAAGGTCTCCAG CAAGGTCTCCAG CAAGGTCTCCAG cTCCCCTAGACCAGCCATCCTGCAGGGCGCTGTACGACTTTGACCCCGAGAACGAGGGCGAGCTGGGCTTCAAGGAGGGGGACATCATCACTCTCACCAACAAGATCGACGACAACTGGTACGAGGGCATGATCCACGGCAGCTCTGGATTCTTCCCCGTCAACTACGTGGATATCCTGGTGCCCCTGCCCTAA
- the sh3gl2a gene encoding SH3 domain containing GRB2 like 2a, endophilin A1 isoform X7, which translates to MSVAGFKKQFHKATQRVSEKVGGAEGTKHDDDFTEMEKKVDTTSRAVMDIMTKTTEYLQPNPASRAKMTMINSMSKMRGQEKGLGYIQTETVLGESMQKFGRELGEESNFGLALIDAGESMRELGEVKDALDMEVKQNFLDPLQTLHDKDLKEIAHHLKKLEGRRLDFDYKKKRQGKVTDDEIKQALEKFDDTKEIAELSMFNLLESDQIEQVSQLAALVQAQVEYHRQCAEILTQLQSKMEDRIRDSSNKPKKEFIPKPRQSLDLSSENHNGAIQGSRSPAPLDQPSCRALYDFDPENEGELGFKEGDIITLTNKIDDNWYEGMIHGSSGFFPVNYVDILVPLP; encoded by the exons AGGGTGAGTGAGAAGGTTGGGGGAGCAGAGGGGACTAAACATGATGATGACTTCACTGAAATGGAGAAG AAGGTGGACACCACCAGTAGGGCAGTGATGGACATTATGACCAAGACCACTGAGTATCTGCAGCCCAACCCAG CCTCCCGAGCCAAGATGACCATGATCAACTCCATGTCTAAGATGCGTGGCCAGGAGAAGGGTCTGGGCTACATCCAGACCGAGACCGTCCTGGGAGAGTCCATGCAGAAGTTTGGCAGGGAGCTCGGGGAAGAGTCCAACTTTG GCCTGGCTCTGATCGATGCTGGGGAGTCCATGCGTGAGCTGGGGGAGGTGAAGGACGCTCTAGACATGGAGGTCAAGCAGAACTTCCTGGACCCGCTGCAGACCCTCCACGACAAAGACCTCAAGGAGATTGCG CATCACCTGAAGAAACTGGAAGGCCGCCGTCTGGACTTCGACTACAAGAAGAAGCGTCAGGGCAAGGTGACAGACGACGAGATCAAACAGGCTCTGGAGAAGTTTGACGATACCAAGGAGATCGCTGAGCTCAGCATGTTCAACCTgttggagagtgat CAGATTGAACAGGTGAGCCAGCTAGCCGCGCTGGTCCAAGCCCAGGTGGAGTACCATCGTCAGTGTGCTGAGATCCTCACCCAGCTGCAGTCCAAGATGGAGGACCG GATAAGGGATTCCTCCAACAAGCCCAAGAAAGAGTTCATACCTAAGCCGCGGCAGTCCTTGGACCTCTCTAGTGAAAACCACAATGGAGCCATACAAGGATCCAGGTCCCCAG cTCCCCTAGACCAGCCATCCTGCAGGGCGCTGTACGACTTTGACCCCGAGAACGAGGGCGAGCTGGGCTTCAAGGAGGGGGACATCATCACTCTCACCAACAAGATCGACGACAACTGGTACGAGGGCATGATCCACGGCAGCTCTGGATTCTTCCCCGTCAACTACGTGGATATCCTGGTGCCCCTGCCCTAA
- the sh3gl2a gene encoding SH3 domain containing GRB2 like 2a, endophilin A1 isoform X4, translated as MSVAGFKKQFHKATQRVSEKVGGAEGTKHDDDFTEMEKKVDTTSRAVMDIMTKTTEYLQPNPASRAKMTMINSMSKMRGQEKGLGYIQTETVLGESMQKFGRELGEESNFGLALIDAGESMRELGEVKDALDMEVKQNFLDPLQTLHDKDLKEIAHHLKKLEGRRLDFDYKKKRQGKVTDDEIKQALEKFDDTKEIAELSMFNLLESDQIEQVSQLAALVQAQVEYHRQCAEILTQLQSKMEDRIRDSSNKPKKEFIPKPRQSLDLSSENHNGAIQGSRSPARSPARSPAPLDQPSCRALYDFDPENEGELGFKEGDIITLTNKIDDNWYEGMIHGSSGFFPVNYVDILVPLP; from the exons AGGGTGAGTGAGAAGGTTGGGGGAGCAGAGGGGACTAAACATGATGATGACTTCACTGAAATGGAGAAG AAGGTGGACACCACCAGTAGGGCAGTGATGGACATTATGACCAAGACCACTGAGTATCTGCAGCCCAACCCAG CCTCCCGAGCCAAGATGACCATGATCAACTCCATGTCTAAGATGCGTGGCCAGGAGAAGGGTCTGGGCTACATCCAGACCGAGACCGTCCTGGGAGAGTCCATGCAGAAGTTTGGCAGGGAGCTCGGGGAAGAGTCCAACTTTG GCCTGGCTCTGATCGATGCTGGGGAGTCCATGCGTGAGCTGGGGGAGGTGAAGGACGCTCTAGACATGGAGGTCAAGCAGAACTTCCTGGACCCGCTGCAGACCCTCCACGACAAAGACCTCAAGGAGATTGCG CATCACCTGAAGAAACTGGAAGGCCGCCGTCTGGACTTCGACTACAAGAAGAAGCGTCAGGGCAAGGTGACAGACGACGAGATCAAACAGGCTCTGGAGAAGTTTGACGATACCAAGGAGATCGCTGAGCTCAGCATGTTCAACCTgttggagagtgat CAGATTGAACAGGTGAGCCAGCTAGCCGCGCTGGTCCAAGCCCAGGTGGAGTACCATCGTCAGTGTGCTGAGATCCTCACCCAGCTGCAGTCCAAGATGGAGGACCG GATAAGGGATTCCTCCAACAAGCCCAAGAAAGAGTTCATACCTAAGCCGCGGCAGTCCTTGGACCTCTCTAGTGAAAACCACAATGGAGCCATACAAGGATCCAGGTCCCCAG CAAGGTCTCCAG CAAGGTCTCCAG cTCCCCTAGACCAGCCATCCTGCAGGGCGCTGTACGACTTTGACCCCGAGAACGAGGGCGAGCTGGGCTTCAAGGAGGGGGACATCATCACTCTCACCAACAAGATCGACGACAACTGGTACGAGGGCATGATCCACGGCAGCTCTGGATTCTTCCCCGTCAACTACGTGGATATCCTGGTGCCCCTGCCCTAA
- the sh3gl2a gene encoding SH3 domain containing GRB2 like 2a, endophilin A1 isoform X3 has protein sequence MSVAGFKKQFHKATQRVSEKVGGAEGTKHDDDFTEMEKKVDTTSRAVMDIMTKTTEYLQPNPASRAKMTMINSMSKMRGQEKGLGYIQTETVLGESMQKFGRELGEESNFGLALIDAGESMRELGEVKDALDMEVKQNFLDPLQTLHDKDLKEIAHHLKKLEGRRLDFDYKKKRQGKVTDDEIKQALEKFDDTKEIAELSMFNLLESDQIEQVSQLAALVQAQVEYHRQCAEILTQLQSKMEDRIRDSSNKPKKEFIPKPRQSLDLSSENHNGAIQGSRSPATRSPARSPAPLDQPSCRALYDFDPENEGELGFKEGDIITLTNKIDDNWYEGMIHGSSGFFPVNYVDILVPLP, from the exons AGGGTGAGTGAGAAGGTTGGGGGAGCAGAGGGGACTAAACATGATGATGACTTCACTGAAATGGAGAAG AAGGTGGACACCACCAGTAGGGCAGTGATGGACATTATGACCAAGACCACTGAGTATCTGCAGCCCAACCCAG CCTCCCGAGCCAAGATGACCATGATCAACTCCATGTCTAAGATGCGTGGCCAGGAGAAGGGTCTGGGCTACATCCAGACCGAGACCGTCCTGGGAGAGTCCATGCAGAAGTTTGGCAGGGAGCTCGGGGAAGAGTCCAACTTTG GCCTGGCTCTGATCGATGCTGGGGAGTCCATGCGTGAGCTGGGGGAGGTGAAGGACGCTCTAGACATGGAGGTCAAGCAGAACTTCCTGGACCCGCTGCAGACCCTCCACGACAAAGACCTCAAGGAGATTGCG CATCACCTGAAGAAACTGGAAGGCCGCCGTCTGGACTTCGACTACAAGAAGAAGCGTCAGGGCAAGGTGACAGACGACGAGATCAAACAGGCTCTGGAGAAGTTTGACGATACCAAGGAGATCGCTGAGCTCAGCATGTTCAACCTgttggagagtgat CAGATTGAACAGGTGAGCCAGCTAGCCGCGCTGGTCCAAGCCCAGGTGGAGTACCATCGTCAGTGTGCTGAGATCCTCACCCAGCTGCAGTCCAAGATGGAGGACCG GATAAGGGATTCCTCCAACAAGCCCAAGAAAGAGTTCATACCTAAGCCGCGGCAGTCCTTGGACCTCTCTAGTGAAAACCACAATGGAGCCATACAAGGATCCAGGTCCCCAG CAACAAGGTCTCCAG CAAGGTCTCCAG cTCCCCTAGACCAGCCATCCTGCAGGGCGCTGTACGACTTTGACCCCGAGAACGAGGGCGAGCTGGGCTTCAAGGAGGGGGACATCATCACTCTCACCAACAAGATCGACGACAACTGGTACGAGGGCATGATCCACGGCAGCTCTGGATTCTTCCCCGTCAACTACGTGGATATCCTGGTGCCCCTGCCCTAA
- the sh3gl2a gene encoding SH3 domain containing GRB2 like 2a, endophilin A1 isoform X5, translating to MSVAGFKKQFHKATQRVSEKVGGAEGTKHDDDFTEMEKKVDTTSRAVMDIMTKTTEYLQPNPASRAKMTMINSMSKMRGQEKGLGYIQTETVLGESMQKFGRELGEESNFGLALIDAGESMRELGEVKDALDMEVKQNFLDPLQTLHDKDLKEIAHHLKKLEGRRLDFDYKKKRQGKVTDDEIKQALEKFDDTKEIAELSMFNLLESDQIEQVSQLAALVQAQVEYHRQCAEILTQLQSKMEDRIRDSSNKPKKEFIPKPRQSLDLSSENHNGAIQGSRSPARSPAPLDQPSCRALYDFDPENEGELGFKEGDIITLTNKIDDNWYEGMIHGSSGFFPVNYVDILVPLP from the exons AGGGTGAGTGAGAAGGTTGGGGGAGCAGAGGGGACTAAACATGATGATGACTTCACTGAAATGGAGAAG AAGGTGGACACCACCAGTAGGGCAGTGATGGACATTATGACCAAGACCACTGAGTATCTGCAGCCCAACCCAG CCTCCCGAGCCAAGATGACCATGATCAACTCCATGTCTAAGATGCGTGGCCAGGAGAAGGGTCTGGGCTACATCCAGACCGAGACCGTCCTGGGAGAGTCCATGCAGAAGTTTGGCAGGGAGCTCGGGGAAGAGTCCAACTTTG GCCTGGCTCTGATCGATGCTGGGGAGTCCATGCGTGAGCTGGGGGAGGTGAAGGACGCTCTAGACATGGAGGTCAAGCAGAACTTCCTGGACCCGCTGCAGACCCTCCACGACAAAGACCTCAAGGAGATTGCG CATCACCTGAAGAAACTGGAAGGCCGCCGTCTGGACTTCGACTACAAGAAGAAGCGTCAGGGCAAGGTGACAGACGACGAGATCAAACAGGCTCTGGAGAAGTTTGACGATACCAAGGAGATCGCTGAGCTCAGCATGTTCAACCTgttggagagtgat CAGATTGAACAGGTGAGCCAGCTAGCCGCGCTGGTCCAAGCCCAGGTGGAGTACCATCGTCAGTGTGCTGAGATCCTCACCCAGCTGCAGTCCAAGATGGAGGACCG GATAAGGGATTCCTCCAACAAGCCCAAGAAAGAGTTCATACCTAAGCCGCGGCAGTCCTTGGACCTCTCTAGTGAAAACCACAATGGAGCCATACAAGGATCCAGGTCCCCAG CAAGGTCTCCAG cTCCCCTAGACCAGCCATCCTGCAGGGCGCTGTACGACTTTGACCCCGAGAACGAGGGCGAGCTGGGCTTCAAGGAGGGGGACATCATCACTCTCACCAACAAGATCGACGACAACTGGTACGAGGGCATGATCCACGGCAGCTCTGGATTCTTCCCCGTCAACTACGTGGATATCCTGGTGCCCCTGCCCTAA